The genomic region CGGCAGGCTGTCCCACGTCTTGCGGCCCATGATGACCGGCTTGCCGAGCGTGACCGCCTTGAAATTCTTCAGATCAGACGGAATGCGCCAGGGCAGATCATTGCCCCGCCCGATCACGCCATTCCTGGCCACCGCAACGACGATTGAGAGGGGGATGTCACTCACACCGCCGCCCTACACCGCCACCGGCGCAGATATGCCCGGATGCGGGTCATAGCCGATAATCTCGATATCCTCGTACTCGAAGGCGAAGAGATCGGTGACGTTCGGATTGAGCTTCAGCGTCGGCAACGGACGCATATCGCGCGCCAGCTGGCGCTCCACCTGCTCGACATGGTTTGAGTAGATATGCGCATCGCCAAATGTGTGGACGAACTCGCCGGGCTTCAGCCCCGTCGCCTGCGCCATCATGGCCAGCAGCAGCGCATAGCTCGCGATGTTGAACGGCACGCCGAGGAACAAATCCGCACTGCGCTGGTAAAGCTGCAGCGAAAGACGCCCGTTCGCGACGTGGAACTGGAAGAGCGTATGGCAGGGCGGCAGCGCCATGGACGGCACATCGGCCGGATTCCAAGCCGACAGAACGAGGCGGCGCGAGGCCGGATTGGCCTTTATCTGAGCCACAAGGTCTGCCAGCTGATCGATCTCCCGCCCGTCAGGGCCAGCCCAGCGCCGCCATTGCTTGCCATAGACGGGGCCAAGCTCGCCATTTTCGTCGGCCCATTCATCCCAGATCGTGACGCCGCGCTCCTGCAGCCATTTCACATTAGTCATCCCCTTGATGAACCAGAGAAGTTCAATGGCGATGGAGCGGAAATGCACCTTTTTGGTGGTGAGAAGCGGGAAGCCGTCGGCCAGATCACAGCGTATCTGGCGGCCAAACACCGTTCGCGTGCCCACCCCTGTGCGGTCGTCTGACGGCGTGCCATTGGCCATCACATCGCGCAGCAGATCGAGATACGCCGCCTCAATGCCGGGGCGCGTGGGTGCAGGATGATGTTCGGCAAGGGCCATGGGCGGGGCTCCACTGGTCTCAGCGCGTCAATTTGCACGATTCCAATCATCAATGTCCCGGCTGGCCTGCAAGAAACTGTGAACAAGATTTAATCAACGCAGCCGATTTCCCGCTTGCCTCCCCCTCTTCTCGATGGCAGCTTGCCCGAACCGGAACAAAAAGGGAATATTTCAATGATCGGATATGTGACTGTCGGCACGAACGACCTGGAAAAGGCGTGTGCCTTCTACGACGCCATCGCGAAGGAGCTCGATACCCCGCGCATGATGGAGTTCGACACCTTCGTGGCCTGGGGCAAGCCCGGCGGAGCCGCCGGCATCGCCGCTACCAAACCGTTTGACGGCAATACGGCCAGCGTCGGCAATGGCGTGATGGTGGCGCTGGAAGCCAAGGACAAGGAGCAGGTTCACCGGCTCTATGACATCGCGCTGGCCAATGGCGGCACATGCGAGGGCAAGCCCGGCCCGCGCGGCGACAATTTCTATGCAGCCTATTTCCGCGATCCTGATGGCAACAAGCTCAACGCCTTCATTATGACCGGCCCGCTCGGCTAGAAACCGTCTAGCGGGTTTCCTCCCCGGAGGGCGGACAGCTTGACGGCGCTGTCCGCCCCAGCCGGTTCAAGAGGCTTGAGGGCAGCAAATGCCCGCCTGTCCAGCCGGTATCAAGACCCGCCTCGCGCAGGCGCGCAGCCGTCCACACATTGCAGGTCTGGAAAGCGTGATAGCTGGAGCGGCCGGCGAAGAAGGCGCTGCCGCGCGGGTCTAGCCCTTCGGCCACGAAGCCTGGCGCGCCCGCTTCGTCCAGCACAAGCTCGGTCTCCAGTGCGTCAACGATTGTGGCCAGCGCCTCGCCGGACAGGGCCACATCGCGGTATTCGCTCAAATAAGCCTCGCGCGGATCACGGCCCAGCGCCGCGACATGCACGACAGAGCGCGTTGGCCATGCAATGGCGGCAATGCTGTTGAGCGGGTTCACGCCGTCCACGTACGCGCCCTCATCGCCCCAGCCAATGGCAAACCAACGCGCATCGGGAAACGCCGCGCGCATCGGCCCGTCGCCGGGAAACGCATCGGCAGGCAGGTAGAAATTGGCGTGCCAGCCATTGGAACTGATGGCGGCCAGATGACAATCATCCGCGCTTGCCGCCGCCACCGGCGCAGGCCGCGTACAAGCCGACAGCGCAAGCATGAAGGCCGCCAGCAGACCTGCCAGGGGGTAAAGCCGTGCCATGCCCTTTCATATCACGGCCAAACGCCCTATATTCAAGGGGTCCGCCTCGGCGGTCTATGGTGATAAACGTGCGTGTAATAACCAGACCGGACCCGGGTGCGATTCCCGGCGGCTCCACCAATCTCTTTCCCGCTCGTTGGGCGGTGAGCATGGGGCCGATCAGGATCGACGGATGGGTAAAGACGTTGCTTTCACCCGCATGGGCTCCGTTATCAGCCCATTGTTAAAGTTGCCAACGACAACTTTGCTGAAGAAGTGCGTCTCGCTGCGTAAGCAGTGCGATCATTTCGCATCTTAAGTCCTCGGCTCTAGCAAGCCGCAGGCGGGGTTCGGGGGGCGCCTGGCAACAGAAGCCCCCTACTTCTCCAGATTTGCCGGCTGTCTACCGCCTGTGGGACCGTTCGCGGATCAGCACCGGCAGGAGCTGCGTCAGCGCCGTATACAGCCCCGCGCCGAACGCCCAGCTGAGCGGCACGAACAATATGCCCAGCACATCGCGCGCTTCGGGGTAATTGCCGCCAATGCCCAGCACATAACCGCCAGTGGAGAGCTGGTATATGCCAGCTGCATCCGGCGAGATGAGCCGCGCCGCGCCCGCGGCGATCACGAACAGCACCGCCGCATAAAGAAGCCCCAGCACGCTGACGATGGTGGCTGTGCCTACGCCCGACATCGCGCCATAGCGCAAAGCCTCCACCACCCGGCGCGGATTAAGGGTGCGGGCGGCGCGGCGCGCAGCCTGACTGGCGATTTCTGCCGGAAGATAGTGTCCGGGCGGCCCGACGAGATCCAGGGTGCGGGCCACCGTTTCAGCGCTGGCATTGCGTCCGCCGTTTAGGGCCTCGATCACGCGCAACTCCACGTCGCGGCGATACTGACGCGCGAGGCTGCGCGGCAACCGGCCGAGCAGGATATCGGCTTCGTGCATGTATTCGGCGGCCAGAGCGCGGGCCGGTTCGTGTTCAAGCTCAGTCAGTCGTTCCAAGACGGCCACCCCGTAATTTGCCGGTTAACCCTGACGGTAGCCGCATACTGGCGGCCACGAAAGATGCGGCGGCGCAGATTTTTCAACAATGCAAGGCGATTATCACGCCGGTTTGACATTCAGATGAAGCCCGCCAGCCGGACGCAAGGTGACCTGCATGGCTAGCTCGACCGCGCGCGCATCGGCCTGCGGCAAAAACGCCAGATCACGCACCATTGTGGCCAGCATGATAATGGCCTCCATCATCGCAAACCCCATGCCGATACAGGCACGCGGTCCGCCGCCAAAAGCCAGGAACTGGTAGCGGTCGGTGGGCCGCCGGTCGCGCAGCCAGCGATCCGGATCAAACCTGTCAGGATCATCCCAGAGCGTGGTGTGCCGGTGCAGACAGTAAAAGGCGAGCAGCGCCACATCGCCCTTGCGTACAGGCCGTCCACATATCTCGGTCGCACGCACCGCGCGCCGGGCCACCATGGGCGCGGGCGGATAGAGCCGCATCGCCTCTTCCAGCACCTGACGGGTGAAATAGAGCTGGCTGACATGCTCTGCCGATGCAGGCCCCTCGCCCAGCACGGCGCGCGCCTCTTCGCGCAGGCGGGCCTGCGCTTCAGGCTGGTTGGCCAGCAGGTAGAGCGCCCAGGTCAGGGCGATGCCGGTGGTTTCGTGGCCTGCTGCCACAAACGTCATCACGCTATCGCGGATATCGGTGTCGGACAGGCCCTCTCCCGTCTCCTCATCGCGCACCGTCAACAGCAGGCCCAGCAGGTCGGTGCCGGCATCAGAGGCGGCACGGCGCCGGGCAATCTGGCCCTCCACCGCCCGCCGGAAAACCTTGCGCGCCTTGCCTGCGCGCGCGGTCATCAGGCGCGGCGTCCACTCAGGCACCGGCGCAAGATCGGTAAGGCGCATGCGCCCGATTTCCTCCAGCAATATCTCGATCGCCAGCCTCACCTCGCCCCGGTCAAAGCCCTCCACATCAGAAAACAGGACGCGCTCGATAACGGCGAAGGTCGCATCGCTCATCACGCTCATTATTTCAGGCGTTTGCGGGTGTTTTAGCCGGGCAACAACCATCGCCGCAGCCTCGGCCATGATGGGCGCAAACGGATCGAGGCGGCGCTTGAGGAAGGCAGGCTGCAGCGTCATGCGCTGACGCCGCCAGCTTTCCCCGTGCGCGGTCAGGATGGCGTCGCCCAGTACAGGGCGCAGCATGCGCTGGATCAGGGGCGATTTGCGCCAATTCTCGAAATTGTCCTGCAGAACCGACCTCATCTCCGCCGGACCGGACAGATGATGGACCGACCGGCCGAGATATGGCCCGGTCAGAATCGTCTTGTCAAAGAGCGGAGCAGGCAGGATGGAGAGCGGATTGTCCCGCATCATCATGCCGGTTTTGAGAAGATTCGTGGGCCGGTCGAGCGGCGTCACCCGGGCAGGCTGAAAGCCGTCCGTCATACCGGTGTCACCCTTGGCTGGCATGGGTTTTTCCATGCGGCGATGTTTAGCGCAGCAAGGCCGCTCCGGCTATTGGCGAATGTGCCAACAGTGTTGACCGATTGACGCAAGGAACGCGTCGGCTAGGCTCGGTTAAGGAAGCTCAAGGCAGGGGGAGACGCGGTGAGCAAGGACCTGATGCGGTATGACCGGCTTGCGCAGGACGCGTTGCGCGGCGTGATCCGTCAGGCGCTCAACAAGGCCGGGAGCCCGGAAGGTCTGCCCGGTGCCCACCATTTCTACATCTCCTTCAAGACCTCTGATCCGGGCTGCGACATCGACCCCAGCCTGGCGGAAGCCTATCCCGACGAGATGACGGTCGTACTGGAACACCAGTTCTGGGATCTGGCGGCGGAAGAAGAATATTTCGAGGTGACGCTGAAATTCGGCGGCGTACCGAAATACCTCAAAGTCCCCTACCGGGCGGTAACGCGCTTCCACGATCCGGCCGTCGGCTTCCACCTGCATTTTGACTATGAGGCGCCCGACGCAGCCAACGGCGCGGCGCCAAGCGTAGCGGCCAGTGGTGGCGGCGCTGACAGCGAAGAAGGCACCGTGGTCAGCCTGGACGCCTTCCGCAAGAAGGACTGAGGTCAAAAGGGTCCGCGCTGCCCGTCAGAGCAGCTTCATCTTCCTGAAGACATAGGTGAGGATCACAGCCACCAGCACGATAAGCCCGGTAACGGCCGCAAACGCCCATTCCTCCTCGGCGAACGGGATGCCTTCGACATTGATGCCGAGCAGACCAGTGAAAAGAGTGAGCGGCAGGAAAATCGCCGCCAGCGCCGACAGCAGCACCATATAGCGGTCCATTTTCGCGCCGCGCGCCTCGACGATCTGGTCCTGGATCAGCGCGGCGCGTTCGCGCACCGCTTCCAGCTCTTCGAGCACGCGGGTCGTCTTGTCTGCGGCCTCGCGCACCCGCGAGCGATCCCGGTCGATCAGCCAGCTCAAATCTTCGATAGAGAGCGTAGTCAGCGCATCGCGCTGCGGGCCGATATAGCGGCGCAGGCGGATCGCCCGGCGGCGAACCTTCGCCAGTGCACCGCGCTCCACCGTGCCATCATCTTCCAGCAGGGCGTCCTCGAACGTATCCAGCTCATCGTGAAGCTCGCCGACATGAGGCTCCATCCGATCGGCAAGACGCTGGGCCAGCTTGGCCACCAGCTCACCCGGACTGACCGGCGCAATCCCGCGCTCAATCGCACTGACAAGGTCCCTCACCGCATGCAGCGGGCGCACCCACACCCCGATCACCCGTGAACGGTCTACCCACAGCCGCACCGAGACCATGTCCTCCGGCTCGGCGCCCTCCATCAGGTTTACCCCGCGCAGGATGATAATGGCCCCTTCCCCGTGAACGGTGCAGCGCGGGCGGGTATCGTCGGCGAGAAGCGCTGACTGAAGGAAGCTGTCCAGCCCACTCTCTGTCTCCAGCCAGTCGCGTGTACGCGGGTCTTCGCGTTGCAAATGGACCCAGGTGAAGGGCGGGCGCCCCTTGCCCTTGCTGTCAGCCTTCGGCGTATCACCAGCCGGCACGCCCATCGCATCGAGCTCTGCCGGTGCAGCCGCACCATGCCCGTCCAGCGCAAAGCACAGGACCGGCGCAAGTTCGGAAGGCATAGTCCCGGCATCAGTGGGGGCCATTTTATACGGTCCTCCCGGTAAGCTGGAAAACTCAGGCGGCTTCCGGCACCAGCGGCACGGCGCGTACACGCACCCGCGCGCGCTCACCCAGCACTTTTTCAACGTGCAGGCGTTCAACCTGGCTATCATCATGGAAGACGACGCCGGTCAGGGCATCGAGCACCGCCTTGGCGACATTGTCGACATCGTGGACGGGCGAGTTTTCTGTACGCTCGATGATGATGGTGACTTCATAGGGGCCCCATTTGGGGCGTACCCGCTTGAACTCGGTGCGGAAAAACTCCCCGATCAGCGTCTTGAAGCGGCGCGACTGCGAAGTGAGCGCATCAACCCGCAGATGAAGCGATCCTGTTGGCGTGGCTACCTGCACCTTCCCTCTCCCGGACCATTCAAGGCCCTCATCCTGCAGCACATGGCCGTCAGCGGCTTGATCCGTCATCGCCCGATGCTACACACCCGATTCGTTATATTCAC from Glycocaulis abyssi harbors:
- a CDS encoding thymidylate synthase, with amino-acid sequence MALAEHHPAPTRPGIEAAYLDLLRDVMANGTPSDDRTGVGTRTVFGRQIRCDLADGFPLLTTKKVHFRSIAIELLWFIKGMTNVKWLQERGVTIWDEWADENGELGPVYGKQWRRWAGPDGREIDQLADLVAQIKANPASRRLVLSAWNPADVPSMALPPCHTLFQFHVANGRLSLQLYQRSADLFLGVPFNIASYALLLAMMAQATGLKPGEFVHTFGDAHIYSNHVEQVERQLARDMRPLPTLKLNPNVTDLFAFEYEDIEIIGYDPHPGISAPVAV
- a CDS encoding VOC family protein — protein: MIGYVTVGTNDLEKACAFYDAIAKELDTPRMMEFDTFVAWGKPGGAAGIAATKPFDGNTASVGNGVMVALEAKDKEQVHRLYDIALANGGTCEGKPGPRGDNFYAAYFRDPDGNKLNAFIMTGPLG
- a CDS encoding DUF2459 domain-containing protein; translated protein: MARLYPLAGLLAAFMLALSACTRPAPVAAASADDCHLAAISSNGWHANFYLPADAFPGDGPMRAAFPDARWFAIGWGDEGAYVDGVNPLNSIAAIAWPTRSVVHVAALGRDPREAYLSEYRDVALSGEALATIVDALETELVLDEAGAPGFVAEGLDPRGSAFFAGRSSYHAFQTCNVWTAARLREAGLDTGWTGGHLLPSSLLNRLGRTAPSSCPPSGEETR
- a CDS encoding cytochrome P450, with protein sequence MPAKGDTGMTDGFQPARVTPLDRPTNLLKTGMMMRDNPLSILPAPLFDKTILTGPYLGRSVHHLSGPAEMRSVLQDNFENWRKSPLIQRMLRPVLGDAILTAHGESWRRQRMTLQPAFLKRRLDPFAPIMAEAAAMVVARLKHPQTPEIMSVMSDATFAVIERVLFSDVEGFDRGEVRLAIEILLEEIGRMRLTDLAPVPEWTPRLMTARAGKARKVFRRAVEGQIARRRAASDAGTDLLGLLLTVRDEETGEGLSDTDIRDSVMTFVAAGHETTGIALTWALYLLANQPEAQARLREEARAVLGEGPASAEHVSQLYFTRQVLEEAMRLYPPAPMVARRAVRATEICGRPVRKGDVALLAFYCLHRHTTLWDDPDRFDPDRWLRDRRPTDRYQFLAFGGGPRACIGMGFAMMEAIIMLATMVRDLAFLPQADARAVELAMQVTLRPAGGLHLNVKPA
- a CDS encoding SspB family protein gives rise to the protein MRYDRLAQDALRGVIRQALNKAGSPEGLPGAHHFYISFKTSDPGCDIDPSLAEAYPDEMTVVLEHQFWDLAAEEEYFEVTLKFGGVPKYLKVPYRAVTRFHDPAVGFHLHFDYEAPDAANGAAPSVAASGGGADSEEGTVVSLDAFRKKD
- a CDS encoding zinc transporter ZntB, with protein sequence MAPTDAGTMPSELAPVLCFALDGHGAAAPAELDAMGVPAGDTPKADSKGKGRPPFTWVHLQREDPRTRDWLETESGLDSFLQSALLADDTRPRCTVHGEGAIIILRGVNLMEGAEPEDMVSVRLWVDRSRVIGVWVRPLHAVRDLVSAIERGIAPVSPGELVAKLAQRLADRMEPHVGELHDELDTFEDALLEDDGTVERGALAKVRRRAIRLRRYIGPQRDALTTLSIEDLSWLIDRDRSRVREAADKTTRVLEELEAVRERAALIQDQIVEARGAKMDRYMVLLSALAAIFLPLTLFTGLLGINVEGIPFAEEEWAFAAVTGLIVLVAVILTYVFRKMKLL
- a CDS encoding RusA family crossover junction endodeoxyribonuclease, which translates into the protein MTDQAADGHVLQDEGLEWSGRGKVQVATPTGSLHLRVDALTSQSRRFKTLIGEFFRTEFKRVRPKWGPYEVTIIIERTENSPVHDVDNVAKAVLDALTGVVFHDDSQVERLHVEKVLGERARVRVRAVPLVPEAA